The Deltaproteobacteria bacterium genome includes a window with the following:
- a CDS encoding mechanosensitive ion channel, which yields MADGEQLGRIFKTLNSDMAWELAAIVVGAIVLVLVAQRVVPLLANRLPGRRRLFVLALVPFIRLLIIVMALGLAMPLLIEPSMRNMVAVLGTVGLALGFALKDYASSLIAGVVSIGEQNYRNGDWISVGGVYGEVRHIGLRTVEIVTPDDDRVLVPHGLLWTQPVSNSNNGDARLQCVADFYLHPDHDSRTARRLLEDVALTSPYIFHDDPIAVIVQEKPWGTWYRLKAYPVDSSQQFRFISDLTGRGKDALRARGIRFATASVSASGE from the coding sequence ATGGCGGACGGCGAACAATTGGGACGGATATTCAAGACCTTGAATTCGGACATGGCCTGGGAACTGGCGGCCATCGTGGTCGGCGCGATAGTGCTGGTGCTCGTCGCGCAGCGGGTCGTGCCGCTGCTCGCCAACCGGCTTCCTGGTCGCCGGCGCCTGTTCGTGCTCGCCCTGGTGCCCTTTATCCGGCTGCTGATCATCGTCATGGCCCTGGGTCTGGCCATGCCCTTGTTGATCGAGCCGTCCATGCGGAACATGGTCGCCGTGCTCGGCACCGTCGGCCTGGCCCTGGGTTTTGCCCTCAAGGACTACGCCAGCAGCCTTATCGCCGGGGTCGTGTCCATCGGGGAACAGAATTACCGCAATGGGGATTGGATTTCGGTGGGCGGCGTGTACGGCGAGGTCCGGCACATCGGACTGCGCACGGTGGAGATCGTGACGCCGGACGACGACCGGGTATTGGTGCCCCATGGCCTGCTGTGGACGCAACCTGTTTCCAATTCGAACAACGGCGACGCGCGGTTGCAGTGCGTCGCGGATTTTTATCTCCATCCCGATCATGACAGCCGGACAGCGAGGCGTCTGTTGGAAGACGTGGCCCTGACCAGTCCGTATATTTTTCACGACGATCCGATCGCCGTCATCGTCCAGGAAAAACCCTGGGGGACCTGGTATCGGCTGAAGGCCTACCCTGTTGATTCCAGCCAGCAATTTCGGTTCATTTCTGATTTGACCGGACGCGGCAAGGACGCCTTGCGGGCGCGGGGAATTCGTTTCGCCACGGCCAGCGTGTCCGCGTCCGGAGAATAA
- a CDS encoding PAS domain S-box protein, with protein MPTSILFCDAAGTVVRVHDESRRWSRTMGRPLAEVLGLAGWTMANLARSLETETALAPPDSSGDRLTARLVPLPEALAPAGGFVVHLSLTPNLGILEKTEAQVHPAPTAASLDYAVFNAVFNDARDAIILTDDALRILAANRKAHRLYALDVDHPLTDRDFLSIVHLRDRDHVREGTGSLKRGASWRVLLTTLDREGDLAPVKLKVRCLSAGGVRLYQFMLRDLRGRMALERDLEKSRRAVAGMNIALKQVLLTAEEEKQELKEDLVQQVREELLPTVDRMAREESPLVREAFKSALEERIADLSDAPPESLPMAALLTPREMDICRLIQQGWQGRAMAEELGISFETLQTHRKNIRRKLGLKGAAVSLPMYLQQQPPL; from the coding sequence ATGCCAACCTCCATTCTGTTTTGCGATGCAGCCGGCACGGTTGTCCGCGTTCACGACGAAAGCCGGCGCTGGTCCCGGACCATGGGCCGGCCCCTGGCCGAGGTTCTTGGTCTGGCCGGATGGACCATGGCCAATCTGGCCAGAAGCCTGGAGACTGAAACCGCGCTCGCGCCACCGGATTCGTCCGGAGACCGCCTGACCGCGCGTCTTGTCCCCCTTCCGGAAGCCCTGGCCCCGGCTGGCGGCTTCGTCGTCCACCTGTCCCTGACTCCCAATCTGGGCATTCTCGAAAAGACCGAGGCCCAGGTCCATCCCGCGCCAACGGCCGCTTCGCTTGATTACGCCGTGTTCAACGCCGTCTTCAACGATGCCCGCGACGCCATCATCCTCACCGACGATGCCTTGCGCATCCTGGCCGCCAACCGCAAGGCCCACCGTCTTTATGCCCTGGACGTCGATCATCCCCTGACCGACAGGGATTTTTTGTCCATCGTGCATCTTCGGGACCGGGACCACGTTCGCGAGGGAACCGGAAGCCTCAAGCGTGGCGCCTCCTGGCGTGTTTTGTTGACCACCCTGGACCGCGAGGGCGACCTGGCCCCGGTCAAGCTCAAGGTGCGTTGCCTGAGCGCCGGCGGAGTGCGCCTGTATCAATTCATGCTGCGCGACCTGCGCGGGCGCATGGCCCTGGAGCGGGATCTGGAAAAGTCGCGTCGGGCCGTGGCCGGCATGAACATCGCCCTGAAGCAGGTCTTGCTCACGGCCGAGGAGGAAAAACAGGAACTCAAGGAGGATCTGGTGCAGCAGGTGCGCGAGGAATTGCTGCCCACCGTGGACCGCATGGCCCGGGAAGAATCTCCGTTGGTCCGGGAGGCGTTCAAGTCCGCGCTGGAGGAGAGGATCGCGGATTTGAGCGACGCCCCTCCCGAGTCCTTGCCCATGGCCGCCTTGCTCACGCCACGGGAAATGGACATTTGCCGCTTGATCCAGCAAGGCTGGCAGGGACGGGCCATGGCCGAGGAATTGGGAATATCTTTCGAGACCTTGCAGACCCACCGCAAAAACATCCGCCGCAAGTTGGGTCTCAAGGGGGCCGCCGTCTCCCTGCCGATGTATCTCCAGCAGCAGCCACCGCTCTGA